The following are encoded in a window of Lactobacillus panisapium genomic DNA:
- a CDS encoding FAD-dependent oxidoreductase, with translation MAEKKYDVVIVGAGLAGFAAAAEAADNNLKTLLVEKGKTTGGTGNYVEGVFAADSELQKKDHAEIDQEELLKEELTYSHYKADGKMWQKYIANAGKNVSWLEKRGAEIAMVASLGSGARTWHLFKGKGHDAIHSGLEPYAKSKGVEIITLTRVTDLKQNEDQTYNVTLTNVEDDTDEIVVANNVVLASGGYLNNLELMEHTPHQNPDNVIPVNSGKSTGDGLCLAWNLGAKQFFTGMSMMFGGQLKDDSVPSFKLWGTAIWSSVCDQPQMWVNEIGERFVDESAAVVNWANEGNSMNRQERVFCIFSQKILDDFTDKSYPRSMKPFVPEDRYPSLREDIEQAEKDGRKYLHKAATIEELAKEIDTPNLPAYVKHYNEMAANGEDTDFHKPAKYMLPVDGDGPFYAIELGVGAYTTGDGLRVNTNNEVLDTKGRPISGLYAIGSDGSAVLYGDTYGVNVPGTHAGYCIFSGRNAIKAIANKQ, from the coding sequence ATGGCTGAGAAGAAGTATGATGTTGTAATTGTTGGTGCTGGTCTTGCCGGTTTTGCTGCGGCCGCTGAAGCTGCCGATAATAACTTAAAGACCTTGCTTGTCGAAAAAGGTAAGACCACTGGTGGTACAGGAAACTATGTTGAAGGTGTTTTTGCGGCAGATTCTGAATTACAAAAAAAGGATCATGCGGAAATTGATCAAGAAGAATTGCTAAAAGAAGAGTTAACTTATTCGCATTACAAAGCAGATGGCAAAATGTGGCAAAAATATATTGCCAATGCGGGTAAAAACGTTTCTTGGCTTGAGAAACGGGGTGCTGAGATTGCGATGGTTGCCAGCCTAGGTTCAGGTGCAAGAACCTGGCATCTGTTCAAGGGCAAGGGCCACGATGCAATTCATTCAGGTCTAGAGCCATATGCGAAGTCTAAGGGCGTTGAAATTATTACTTTAACGCGTGTAACGGATCTTAAGCAAAATGAAGATCAAACTTATAACGTAACTTTGACGAACGTTGAAGATGATACTGACGAGATTGTAGTTGCTAACAACGTTGTTTTGGCAAGTGGCGGCTATCTGAATAACTTGGAATTGATGGAACACACTCCTCATCAAAATCCGGATAATGTAATTCCTGTCAACTCAGGTAAAAGTACCGGTGATGGTTTATGTCTTGCCTGGAATCTTGGCGCTAAACAATTCTTTACCGGAATGTCAATGATGTTTGGTGGCCAATTAAAAGATGATTCGGTTCCCTCATTTAAACTATGGGGTACAGCCATTTGGAGTTCTGTCTGTGATCAACCACAAATGTGGGTTAATGAAATCGGTGAACGCTTTGTTGATGAAAGTGCAGCAGTCGTCAACTGGGCTAATGAAGGCAATTCGATGAATCGCCAAGAGCGTGTCTTTTGTATTTTCAGTCAGAAAATCTTAGATGACTTCACCGATAAGTCATATCCAAGATCAATGAAACCATTTGTACCTGAAGACCGTTACCCAAGTCTGCGAGAAGACATTGAACAAGCTGAAAAAGATGGTCGCAAGTACTTGCATAAAGCTGCAACAATTGAAGAATTAGCTAAAGAGATTGATACCCCTAACTTACCAGCTTATGTGAAGCACTATAATGAAATGGCCGCTAATGGCGAGGATACCGATTTCCATAAGCCAGCCAAATACATGCTTCCAGTTGATGGGGATGGCCCATTTTATGCCATTGAACTAGGCGTTGGTGCCTATACAACTGGTGACGGCTTACGTGTAAATACCAATAATGAAGTTTTGGATACTAAGGGTAGACCAATTAGTGGCCTTTACGCAATTGGTAGTGACGGATCAGCCGTTTTGTACGGTGATACCTACGGCGTTAATGTCCCTGGTACTCATGCAGGTTACTGTATCTTTTCGGGCCGCAATGCGATTAAAGCAATTGCCAATAAGCAGTAA
- a CDS encoding FAD-dependent oxidoreductase: protein MAKKITDKPGKYTGSGQGKESQINLEVEVDEDKIVSVKPLDQYAPDSLADNAFHKMAQKIVDHQSADVDVVSGASETSRGIIEGVKEALNKAAVDFAALKENSAQSQTETQEVIDVDVAVVGAGGAGAAAALAARQHGARVALIEKTISPLGASTFAGGMFAGDSQQQKEQNAVVSKKWLYDEYMDASQGYMNSILVRRIIDESGKTVDWLNENGAIMKLVDAGTGGSFDHIGMPATLHGYQEGGTKAVTKLIEKFKSIGGQMYFGFAGQKLLQDADGKVIGLIAQGDDKELHVNAKKVIIATGGFGGNPQMRKEYLGDVSTQGQVLQNTGDGLNMAWDAGTAHHINGSTHYFWQTFSNEDIGAMVKLVGPNWMPVNALADFPNLRVNNRGQRYASETHALDFAVHGAELSEQPKQTEYVIFDQAMLDKIKEGGMVAIEDHYGKWKNKRQFYMEFNFPTDTEESIKHEHEKTDFTSLLNKLSSTDVVFIGDTIAELAEKMGVNPENLQKSVDQYNAAKKKGEDELFFSDTKRMIPVENGPFYAVKYIARNLGTLGGATIDEKMHALAPSGEPVPNLYVAGADASGMYGKAYVDFEGGTLGFAYISGRLAGIDAAETAKEGK from the coding sequence ATGGCAAAAAAGATTACTGATAAGCCGGGGAAATACACCGGTTCCGGTCAGGGTAAGGAGAGTCAAATCAACCTTGAAGTAGAAGTTGATGAGGACAAGATTGTTAGCGTTAAGCCATTAGATCAATATGCTCCTGATAGCCTTGCCGACAATGCTTTTCACAAGATGGCTCAAAAGATTGTTGATCATCAATCAGCCGACGTTGACGTCGTTTCCGGTGCTTCGGAAACTTCACGCGGCATTATTGAGGGCGTTAAAGAGGCCTTGAATAAGGCAGCAGTTGACTTTGCTGCTTTAAAAGAAAACAGTGCGCAAAGTCAAACGGAAACACAAGAAGTAATTGACGTTGATGTTGCAGTTGTTGGTGCTGGTGGAGCAGGCGCCGCCGCCGCTTTAGCAGCACGCCAGCACGGCGCTCGTGTTGCTTTAATTGAAAAAACAATCTCGCCACTTGGTGCCAGTACTTTTGCCGGCGGGATGTTTGCCGGCGATAGCCAACAACAAAAAGAGCAAAATGCAGTTGTATCAAAGAAGTGGCTCTATGATGAATATATGGATGCTTCACAAGGCTATATGAATTCAATTCTTGTTCGCCGCATCATTGATGAATCAGGCAAAACTGTCGACTGGCTGAATGAAAACGGCGCAATCATGAAATTGGTTGATGCCGGAACCGGTGGTAGTTTTGATCACATTGGTATGCCAGCTACTCTTCATGGCTATCAAGAAGGCGGAACTAAGGCTGTTACCAAGTTGATTGAGAAGTTTAAGTCAATTGGCGGGCAAATGTATTTTGGTTTTGCTGGGCAAAAGCTCTTGCAGGATGCTGATGGTAAAGTCATCGGTTTAATTGCACAGGGTGATGATAAAGAGCTTCATGTCAATGCTAAAAAAGTGATTATCGCTACAGGCGGTTTCGGCGGTAATCCGCAAATGCGTAAAGAATACTTGGGTGATGTTAGCACCCAAGGACAAGTTTTACAAAACACCGGTGATGGTCTAAACATGGCCTGGGATGCTGGTACTGCGCACCATATTAATGGTTCAACGCATTATTTCTGGCAAACTTTCAGTAATGAAGACATTGGTGCAATGGTAAAATTAGTTGGTCCTAACTGGATGCCAGTTAACGCTTTGGCCGATTTTCCAAACCTCCGGGTCAATAACCGTGGCCAACGTTATGCCAGTGAAACTCACGCATTGGACTTTGCGGTTCATGGAGCTGAGCTGTCCGAGCAGCCTAAGCAGACTGAATATGTCATCTTTGATCAGGCCATGCTTGATAAGATTAAAGAAGGCGGCATGGTTGCAATTGAAGACCATTATGGCAAGTGGAAGAACAAGCGCCAGTTCTATATGGAATTCAATTTCCCAACTGACACTGAGGAAAGTATCAAGCACGAACATGAAAAGACGGACTTTACTTCATTATTAAACAAGCTAAGTTCAACTGATGTTGTCTTTATTGGTGACACAATTGCGGAACTTGCAGAAAAAATGGGCGTCAATCCGGAGAATTTGCAAAAGTCCGTTGATCAATATAATGCTGCGAAGAAAAAGGGTGAAGATGAATTATTCTTCTCCGATACCAAGCGAATGATTCCTGTTGAAAATGGCCCATTTTACGCAGTTAAGTATATTGCACGTAACCTTGGAACTCTCGGTGGTGCTACAATTGATGAAAAGATGCATGCTCTAGCACCAAGTGGCGAGCCTGTTCCTAATCTTTATGTAGCGGGTGCTGATGCTTCCGGAATGTATGGTAAGGCGTATGTTGATTTTGAAGGTGGAACTTTAGGTTTTGCTTACATTTCAGGACGCCTAGCCGGAATCGATGCAGCTGAAACTGCTAAAGAGGGTAAATAG
- a CDS encoding MFS transporter: MEEKQLPKLSSYRWVILAIAALLDAISSYIQFQISALAVQIMPALHIAPAQFQILLMAPMLIAVFLSIPAGSLADKFGAKKIVSIGLVISVIGAYGRLIANNFFTMFITLLLFGVYMALLNANTLKIFGTWFKQDTNMAMGVFFASASVGIMLSQATSSLFPSVKQAYIFSSTVLLILAVCWMIFVKDTPQGEEIPQPQVEQGKSESSLKFFEAAAKSKKTWYVALAVGFGMGASEAFSGILPQAFAARGMTPAQAGAVAAVATIGSLCGSLFGPSIINKAKKGKPVMILITILGGLLMAVTWYIPLGMPLTIALILGGVFGAMTGPIMQAMPITFPEIGPKNAGSAGGLVGTVSLLLSFFIPFIISAIAGRNYALTFIIQGIVFVVQVIVLAILPDPNIARQRNNQR; the protein is encoded by the coding sequence ATGGAAGAAAAACAATTACCTAAGCTTTCTAGCTACCGGTGGGTAATTCTGGCAATAGCCGCTTTGCTTGATGCCATTAGTAGTTATATTCAATTTCAGATTTCTGCTTTGGCTGTACAAATTATGCCAGCTTTGCATATTGCGCCAGCTCAGTTTCAAATTTTGCTGATGGCACCAATGCTAATTGCAGTTTTCTTGAGTATTCCTGCAGGTTCACTTGCAGATAAGTTTGGTGCTAAGAAAATTGTTTCAATTGGATTAGTTATTTCTGTAATTGGTGCTTACGGCCGCTTAATTGCCAATAACTTTTTCACAATGTTTATAACTTTGTTGCTTTTCGGTGTTTATATGGCACTCCTAAATGCTAATACGCTGAAAATCTTTGGTACTTGGTTTAAGCAGGATACTAATATGGCGATGGGTGTTTTCTTTGCCTCAGCCAGCGTTGGTATTATGCTCTCTCAAGCTACTAGTTCGCTGTTTCCATCTGTTAAACAGGCATATATCTTTTCATCAACAGTGCTTTTGATTTTAGCTGTTTGCTGGATGATTTTTGTTAAAGACACCCCTCAAGGTGAAGAAATACCACAACCACAAGTAGAGCAAGGTAAATCTGAGTCGTCATTAAAGTTCTTTGAAGCTGCAGCAAAAAGTAAGAAAACTTGGTATGTTGCTTTGGCTGTTGGTTTTGGAATGGGTGCCAGTGAAGCCTTCTCCGGTATTTTGCCACAAGCCTTTGCCGCAAGAGGAATGACACCAGCACAAGCCGGTGCGGTTGCCGCAGTTGCCACAATTGGTAGTTTATGCGGTTCACTATTTGGTCCATCTATTATCAATAAAGCTAAAAAAGGTAAGCCAGTAATGATTTTAATTACGATTCTTGGCGGCTTATTGATGGCAGTTACTTGGTATATTCCACTTGGAATGCCATTAACAATTGCCTTGATTCTCGGTGGTGTCTTCGGCGCTATGACTGGCCCGATTATGCAAGCGATGCCAATTACATTCCCTGAAATCGGCCCAAAGAATGCTGGTAGTGCAGGTGGACTTGTTGGAACAGTTTCACTACTCTTGTCATTCTTTATTCCATTTATTATTTCTGCTATTGCTGGTAGAAACTATGCCTTAACCTTCATCATTCAAGGAATCGTCTTCGTGGTTCAAGTCATTGTTTTGGCAATTTTGCCAGACCCTAATATTGCACGTCAACGCAATAATCAAAGATAA
- a CDS encoding FAD-dependent oxidoreductase yields the protein MENTYDVIIAGASNAGGMAACAAAEKGAKVLLIDKQGSSQFLYRSFFAALDSNAQRRAGIKVDKAKLMNFLTLFFQDNVDERLLWTWANHADETANWLEDNILKPNGGVLRPQKDAYYESIVNTAFNTELAIATPENGWAHYGDWMIDKVKELGVTLKYNTKLEELITDDSGAVTGVITSDRDSGAKTEYHANKGVIICTGGYGANVELMKKWDPLGYKKNVYSDGPRDDGSGILAGLKVGAARDEEPAEIIFDRGAVPVGTKAEDHYEIDFKGPGYFWMGAYPLLKVNLKGERFGNESVPYQFDINAMAKQPGYLEAQIWSEDTMDHLDQFRTQGCSRLNWPGIYNTEENKAEIQRRIDDGMVQKADTLEELAEKLQLPADKLVSTVKRYNEMCANGVDTDFGKEKFRLFPVDKAPYYGVIMGGRLLATLDGLRINTKMEVIDKNGDPIPHLYAAGNASGGFFWGSYPDRVPGLTCSHAQTFGRLAGQYAAEN from the coding sequence ATGGAAAATACTTATGATGTTATTATCGCTGGCGCAAGTAACGCTGGTGGTATGGCAGCTTGTGCAGCTGCTGAAAAAGGAGCTAAAGTTCTCTTGATTGATAAGCAAGGAAGCTCACAGTTTCTTTACCGTTCTTTCTTTGCAGCACTTGATAGTAATGCTCAAAGAAGAGCCGGAATCAAAGTAGACAAAGCTAAGTTGATGAACTTCTTAACTTTATTCTTCCAAGACAATGTTGATGAACGACTTTTATGGACTTGGGCTAACCACGCTGATGAAACAGCTAACTGGCTTGAAGACAATATCTTAAAGCCAAATGGCGGAGTTTTAAGACCACAAAAAGATGCTTACTATGAATCAATTGTTAACACTGCCTTTAATACTGAACTAGCAATTGCCACCCCAGAAAACGGCTGGGCTCATTATGGTGATTGGATGATCGATAAGGTTAAGGAACTTGGCGTAACACTTAAATATAATACCAAGCTAGAAGAATTAATTACCGATGATAGTGGTGCTGTAACTGGTGTCATTACTAGTGACCGTGATTCAGGCGCAAAGACTGAATATCATGCAAATAAAGGTGTCATCATTTGTACCGGTGGCTATGGTGCTAATGTCGAATTGATGAAGAAGTGGGATCCACTTGGCTATAAGAAGAATGTTTATTCAGATGGCCCTCGGGATGATGGTTCAGGTATTCTAGCTGGTCTAAAAGTTGGGGCAGCAAGGGATGAAGAACCAGCAGAAATCATTTTTGATCGTGGTGCCGTTCCTGTTGGAACGAAGGCCGAAGATCATTATGAGATTGACTTTAAGGGTCCTGGCTATTTCTGGATGGGTGCTTATCCATTGCTTAAAGTCAACCTGAAGGGTGAGCGCTTTGGCAATGAAAGTGTTCCTTACCAATTCGATATCAACGCAATGGCTAAACAACCTGGTTACTTAGAAGCCCAAATTTGGTCAGAAGACACAATGGATCACTTGGACCAATTTAGAACTCAAGGTTGTTCACGGCTCAATTGGCCAGGTATTTACAATACTGAAGAAAATAAGGCTGAGATTCAACGTCGAATTGATGACGGTATGGTCCAAAAAGCCGATACGCTTGAAGAATTGGCTGAAAAATTGCAATTACCAGCAGACAAGTTGGTCAGCACGGTTAAACGCTATAACGAAATGTGTGCAAACGGTGTTGATACCGACTTCGGTAAAGAAAAATTCAGACTATTCCCAGTTGATAAAGCACCTTACTATGGTGTCATTATGGGTGGACGTCTTCTCGCAACACTTGATGGTCTGCGGATCAATACCAAAATGGAAGTTATTGATAAAAATGGTGACCCGATTCCACATCTTTATGCTGCTGGTAATGCAAGTGGTGGTTTCTTCTGGGGCAGCTATCCAGACAGAGTTCCAGGTTTAACTTGCAGTCACGCTCAGACCTTTGGTCGTTTAGCAGGTCAATACGCTGCGGAAAATTAG
- a CDS encoding LysR family transcriptional regulator, translated as MNFTQLRCFIKAVDNSSFTIAAERLNFSQSAVSKNIKDLENTIGVTLINRAHHRISLTNAGKYFYRVARNVVDDMDYTVAYLQSQKNNPETLLRIGVCDTPLEQKILPIFLRKLRKSGSNLNVQFVFVLNNSIGELLNHHVDICAIAREDVDVVDDVRFEPLITGRVVVACPDDSPLAKKDKIAVADLRNQNIFLLDPNSSLNVQLNFQTALINNLGMEHIKFVQDFLAMDIYVRGGWGYGILPNFIADSQSAGITYVPIDYHDISPYGIAYMESFSNKSVLDEVLDTLKMSVKEYTQKNNK; from the coding sequence ATGAACTTTACCCAATTACGTTGCTTCATTAAAGCAGTTGACAACTCCAGTTTTACAATTGCCGCTGAGCGGTTGAATTTTTCCCAATCGGCTGTTTCTAAAAACATTAAGGATTTAGAAAATACAATCGGTGTTACCCTGATTAACCGGGCCCATCACCGCATTTCATTGACTAATGCCGGTAAATATTTTTACCGTGTGGCCCGAAATGTTGTTGATGATATGGACTATACGGTGGCTTATTTACAAAGCCAAAAGAATAATCCCGAGACGCTTTTGCGGATTGGTGTTTGTGATACGCCCTTAGAACAAAAAATTTTACCTATTTTCTTGCGCAAATTGCGTAAGTCAGGCAGTAACCTGAACGTGCAATTTGTTTTTGTACTTAATAACTCAATTGGTGAATTATTGAATCACCACGTAGATATTTGTGCAATTGCGCGTGAAGACGTTGATGTTGTTGATGATGTCAGGTTTGAGCCCCTAATTACCGGTAGAGTCGTGGTTGCGTGTCCTGATGATTCGCCGCTTGCTAAAAAAGACAAGATAGCAGTTGCCGATTTAAGAAATCAAAACATTTTTTTGCTAGATCCCAATAGCTCCCTGAATGTTCAGCTAAATTTTCAGACGGCGCTAATTAACAATTTGGGTATGGAACATATCAAGTTTGTCCAAGACTTTTTGGCAATGGATATTTATGTTCGTGGTGGGTGGGGCTACGGCATTTTACCCAATTTTATCGCTGACTCGCAATCTGCTGGCATTACTTATGTGCCAATTGATTATCATGATATTTCGCCTTATGGTATTGCCTACATGGAATCTTTTTCCAATAAGTCAGTTCTTGATGAAGTATTAGACACGCTCAAGATGTCCGTAAAGGAATACACCCAAAAAAATAATAAATAA
- a CDS encoding FAD-binding protein, with protein sequence MIYQKDIKWDANYDVVVLGFGGAGATAARFAADNGAKVLLVDVAPEGHEGGNTRYSAQLIGTGNDFNELKKYYQSLTAPMSLDEEMIDTYVAGMVDIPNYVTKYLGVKPCSAKNYAPEARYAFEEFPEFPGSTSYDFTTVRESWFDAALWKILKEEVVKRQDQIDVMYETPAKELIQDPVSRKIEGVLIERKHQLLKVQAKTGVVMCTGGFENNQTMIEDFIGAKKLAPLGTLYNKGDGIKMAQQVGADFWHLYNYESLGLLHGMAFAVPKGERGRLMLGKQNEVVAHGSSFVVGDDGTRYFNEAEENRHGHIKNHGQWKVPLNQEHPYLIFDKAKKAELDQDPIIGNYQPYTDNVIEAATIGELAEKIGVAKATLEDTLARFNQACQAGNDPEFRRDPKTLRAFTAGPLYAVRMEQTMLNTQGGARRNKEAEVLDTKGKAIPHLYSAGEFGGICANQYQGGNNLAECLIWGKIAGENAAKAKDDVTVDAASGASAHDVHLNSDLEHEDYPTGKDQYIGRSNGGMGGEIVVRVTADKQKNLQNIEVLKQAESEDYGLKAIKTMPAEMVKENKVDVDAVSGASSTCRGLKAAVNDALDKIDQ encoded by the coding sequence ATGATTTATCAAAAAGACATCAAGTGGGATGCCAATTATGATGTTGTTGTACTAGGTTTTGGCGGTGCTGGAGCAACAGCTGCACGCTTTGCCGCTGATAATGGTGCAAAAGTACTGCTTGTCGATGTTGCACCTGAAGGTCATGAAGGTGGCAATACCCGTTATTCGGCCCAGTTAATTGGTACGGGTAATGATTTTAATGAATTAAAAAAATATTATCAGAGTCTGACGGCACCGATGTCACTTGATGAAGAGATGATCGATACCTATGTTGCAGGAATGGTGGATATTCCTAATTATGTTACTAAATATTTAGGCGTAAAACCTTGCAGCGCTAAAAATTATGCCCCTGAAGCCCGCTATGCGTTTGAGGAATTCCCAGAATTTCCAGGTTCGACTTCATATGATTTTACTACCGTACGTGAGTCATGGTTTGACGCTGCACTTTGGAAAATTTTAAAAGAAGAGGTCGTTAAGCGCCAAGATCAAATTGATGTGATGTATGAGACCCCGGCTAAGGAATTAATTCAGGATCCAGTCAGTCGCAAGATTGAAGGCGTCTTGATTGAGCGCAAGCATCAGCTGCTTAAAGTGCAAGCCAAGACCGGTGTGGTAATGTGTACCGGCGGCTTTGAAAATAACCAAACAATGATTGAAGATTTTATTGGCGCTAAAAAACTAGCCCCTCTTGGCACCTTGTACAATAAGGGGGATGGCATCAAGATGGCTCAGCAAGTTGGCGCTGATTTCTGGCATTTATACAACTATGAATCATTAGGTTTGCTGCACGGGATGGCATTTGCCGTACCAAAAGGTGAGCGTGGCCGCCTAATGCTGGGTAAGCAAAATGAAGTAGTTGCTCATGGCAGTTCGTTTGTTGTGGGTGATGACGGTACCAGATACTTTAACGAAGCGGAAGAGAATCGTCACGGTCACATTAAGAACCATGGTCAGTGGAAAGTGCCGCTCAACCAAGAACACCCTTATTTGATTTTTGATAAAGCTAAAAAAGCTGAATTAGACCAAGATCCAATTATTGGCAACTATCAGCCGTATACAGATAATGTTATTGAGGCCGCAACGATTGGCGAGCTAGCAGAAAAGATTGGTGTTGCAAAAGCCACCTTGGAAGATACACTTGCTCGCTTTAACCAGGCATGCCAAGCAGGCAATGATCCTGAATTTCGCCGTGACCCAAAGACTTTGCGGGCATTTACTGCAGGTCCGCTTTATGCCGTGCGCATGGAACAGACAATGCTAAACACGCAAGGTGGTGCGAGAAGAAATAAGGAAGCCGAAGTTCTCGATACTAAGGGCAAGGCCATTCCGCACCTATATTCTGCCGGTGAATTTGGCGGTATTTGTGCTAACCAGTATCAAGGTGGTAACAACTTAGCCGAATGTTTGATTTGGGGTAAAATTGCCGGTGAAAATGCAGCCAAAGCTAAAGATGATGTGACGGTTGATGCTGCTAGTGGTGCATCAGCACACGATGTCCACTTGAATTCAGACCTTGAGCATGAAGACTATCCAACTGGCAAGGATCAATACATTGGTAGGTCCAATGGCGGCATGGGTGGCGAAATCGTTGTTCGGGTCACTGCCGATAAGCAAAAGAATTTACAAAACATTGAGGTTCTCAAGCAGGCCGAATCAGAAGATTATGGTCTAAAGGCGATTAAAACCATGCCAGCCGAAATGGTTAAGGAAAACAAGGTTGATGTCGATGCCGTCTCGGGCGCATCGAGCACCTGTCGCGGATTAAAAGCTGCGGTTAACGATGCCTTAGATAAGATTGATCAATAA